The genomic region TGCAGGCCGACCGGGAGGTCACCGGCTGGCGGGTGCTGCTGGTCGGAATCGGCTCGGTGCGCTCGGTCGACGGCGGGCGGAGCTCCGCGCACCCGCACGGCACGCTCATCGAGGCGGACAGCTCGGTGGTCACGGTGGTCCAGGGGAGCGACGATGATCAAGATCACTGACGTGGCCCGGCACGCCGGGGTGTCGCCGAGCACGGTGTCCTACGTGCTCAGCGGCAAGCGGTCGATCTCGGAGGAGACCGCGCGCCGGGTGGAGGAGAGCATCCGGGTGCTGGGCTACCGCCCGCACGCCGGGGCCAGGTCGCTGGCCAGCAGCCGGGCCAAGGTCTTCGCGCTGGTGATCCCGTTGCGCAGCGGGGTGCACGTGCCGGTGATGATGCGCTTCGTGGCCGCGGTGGCCACCGCCGCCCGGCGGCACGACCACGACGTGCTGCTGCTGACCCAGGAGGAGGGCGCGGAGGGACTGCGCCGGGTCGCCCGCTCCGCGCTGGCGGACGCTTTTGTGCTGATGGACGTGCAGCTGCACGACGAGCGGCTGCCGGTGCTGCGGGAGCTGGACCGGCCCGCGGTGCTCATCGGCCTGCCCGCGGAGGACTACGGCTTCACCTGTGTGGACCTGGACTTCGCCGCGGCGGGGGAGCGCTGCGTGCGGCACCTGGCCGCGCTGGGGCACCGGGAGGTCGTGCTGATCGGCTCTCCGCCGGAGGTCTACGCCAGGGAGACCGGCTTCGCCGCCAGGGTCCGGGACGGCCTGCAGCGGACCGCCCGCCACCTGGGCGTGCGCACCACGGTCTACCCCTGCGCGGCCGACCCCGAGGCAGCCCGCGCACTGGCCAGGGCGGTGCTGCGGGAACGGCCGGAGGCCACCTCGCTGGTGGTGCACAACGAGTTCGTGCTGGAGGCGCTGCTGGCCGAGCTGGGCCGGGCCGGCGTGCTGGTGCCCAGGGACCTCTCGGTGCTGGCGCTGTGCCCCGACGAGCAGGCCGAGCGCGCCGCCGTCCCGCTCACCTCGGTCGCCATACCCGCCGAGGAGCTGGGCGAGCGGGCCGTGGAGCTGCTGGTGGCCAAGCTGGACGGCCACGAACCACCCAGGACCGCGCTGCTGCCGCCCCGGCTGACCGAGCGGGCCAGCACCGCGTCCCCGCGCGCCTGAAACCCTGCCAGAACAAGGAGAACCAGCGTGGCTGCCCTGTCCCCAACGAGGAGAGGCCGCACCGGCCGCGGACTTGCCGCGCTGCTCGCGGTGCTGGCCTGCGCCAGTGTGCTCGCCCCTGCCGCCCAGGCCGAGCCGGACCACCGGTTCCGCGATCCCCGGCTGCCCTTGCCGACCAGGGTCGATGACCTGCTGCGGCGGCTGACCCTGCCGGAGAAGGTCTCCCTGCTGCACCAGTACCAACCGGCCATCCCGCGGCTGGGCGTGCGCTCGTTCAAGACCGGCACCGAGGCCCTGCACGGCATCGGCTGGTCCACCGACAGGTCCACCGGCGGTTCGGTGGTGACCGCGGCAGGCACCGTTTTCCCGCAGGCGATCGGGCTGGCCAGCACCTGGAACCCGGAGCTCGTCCGGCAGGTCGGCGCGGTGGTGGGCACCGAGGCCCGCGGCTACCACGCGGAGAACCCGGACGTGTGGGGACTCCAGCTGTGGGCGCCGGTGGTCAACCTGCTGCGCGATCCGCGCTGGGGCCGCAACGAGGAGGGCTACGCCGAGGACGCGCACCTCACCGGCGTGCTCTCCACCGCCTACGGCAAGGGCGTGCAGGGACCGGACCCGGACCGGCTGCGCGCGGCCCCGGTGCTCAAGCACTACCTGGCCAACAACAACGAGACCCGGCGCACCACCACCTCCTCGAACCTGCCGCCGAGGGTGAAGAAGGAGTACGAGGAGGCCGCGTTCCGGGCCGCGATCTCCGCGGACGCGGCCACCGGCGTGATGATGGCCTACAACCTCATCAACGGCCGCCCGGCCACCGCGCACGCCGACGCCAACGAGGTGGTCCGCTCCTGGACCAAGCGGGAGCTGTTCAACGTCACCGACGCCGCCGGGCCGAACAACCTGGTGCGGTCGCAGCGGTACTACGCCGACCGGGCCGAGGCCGACGCGGCCACGCTCAAGGCCGGGGTGGAGAGCTTCACCGTCGACGACACCGACTCCAGCAAGACCATCAACGCGGTGACCACCGCGCTGTCGCGAGGGCTGATCGCGGAGTCCGATGTGGACACCGCGGTGCGGCGGATGCTGAGCGTGCGGTTCCGGCTCGGCGAGTTCGACCCGGATGGCGGACCGTACGGGCACATCACCAAGGACGTGGTGAACAGCCCCGAACACCAGCGGCTCAACCGCAAGGCCGCGGCCGAGGCCATGGTGCTGCTGAAGAACGAGCGCGGCACGCTGCCGCTGGATCCGGCGCGGGCCAAGAAGGTCGCGGTGGTCGGGCCGCTGGCCGACACCCTCTACACCGACTGGTACTCCGGCTCGCTGCCCTACCGGGTCACCCCGCGCCAGGGCATCGCCGAGCGGCTGGGCGCGGGCGGCTCGGTCGCCTTCGACGAGGGCGTGGACCGGATCGCGCTGCGCACCCCGGACGGCCGCTACGTCACCGCCCCGGCCGACGGCTCCGCGCTGACCGTGACCGGCGCGGGCGCCGGGCAGCACTTCGACTCCTTCGACTGGGGCGAGGGCGTGCTCGCGCTGCGCGCGGCGGCCAACAACCGTTACGTCTCCTACGGTTCCGGCGGCACCCTGGTGAGCAACGCCGAGCAGCCCATCGGCTGGTACGTCCAGCAGCAGTTCAAGCTCACCCCGCACGGCGGCGGCCACGTGCTGGAGTACGCGGGCAACGAGACCGACGAAGGCTGGTTCGGCGACAAGAAGTACGTGGTGGCCGGGGCCGACGGCAGGCTCACGGTGAGCGCGGCGACCCCGGCCGCGGCGACCACCTTCACCAGGGAGACCGTCAGCAGCGGGGTCGAGCAGGCGGTGCGGGCGGTGCGCGGCGCGGACGCGGCGGTGGTCGTGGTGGGCAGCATGCCGTTCATCAGCGGCCGCGAGGACGACGACCGCGCGGACCTCAACCTCGCGGCGGGACAACAGGAACTGGTCGAGGCGGTGCGCGCGGCCAACCCGAACACCGTCGTGGTGCTGGAGAACAGCTACCCGTCCACGATCAACTGGATCCAGCAGCACGTGCCCTCGGTGCTGTGGACCTCGCACGCCGGCGCGGAGACCGGCCGCGCGCTGGCCGACGTGCTCTTCGGCGCGCACAACCCGACCGGGCGGCTCACCCAGACCTGGTACCGCTCCGAGCGGGACCTGCCCAGCCTGTTCGACTACGACATCATCAAGAACGACCGCACCTACCAGTACTTCCGCGGCGACCCGCTCTACCCGTTCGGCCACGGCCTGTCCTACACCGAGTTCGACTACCGGAACCTGCGGCTGGACAAACCGGTGGTGGCCGCCGACGGCGAGGTGACGGTGAGCGTGCAGGTCACCAACACCGGTGCGCGGGCGGGGGAGGAGGTCGTGCAGCTCTACACCCACCAGCGCGCCTCCCGGGACAAGCAGCCGCTGCGGCAGCTGCGCGGGTTCGACCGGGTGCGCCTGAACCCCGGTGAGACCAGGACGGTGCGGCTGACCCTGCGCGCGGCCGACCTCGCGCACTGGGACGTCACCCGCAACCGCTGGGTGGTGGAGACCAGTCCGCGGGACATCATGGTCGGCCGCTCCGCCACCGACATCCGGCAGCGCGCGACGTTGTTCGTGCACGGGGAGACCATCCCGCCGCGCGAGCTGACCGGCCCGGCCCGCGCCGTCGACTTCGACGACTACCGGGGCGTGGACCTGGTCGATGAGACCAAGGCCCGCGGCGACGCGGTCGGCGCCACCGCCGGCGACTGGATCAAGTTCAGCGACGTGCGGCTCAACGCCAAGACCCTCACCGCCGCGGTGGCCAGGGCGGCGCCAGGGGAGACCACCGTGCAGCTGCGGCTGGACGACCCGGTGCGCGGTCCGGTGATCGGCACCGCCACGGTGCCCAGCACCGGCGACGCCTACCGCTACACCACCATCACCGCGCCGCTGACCGGCGCGCACGGCCGCCGGGACGTGTACCTGGTCTTCGGCGGCGACCTGCGGATCAGCTCCCTTTCCCTGCGCTGACAAGGGGTCCGGCCATGCGAACGAGGCTCACCGCGGCAGGGCTGGCACTGGCCCTCTCGCTCACCCTGCCCACCACCCCCGCCATGGCCGCGGGCGGCGGTTTCTCGGTGCTCACCTACAACATCGCCGGACTGCCCGAGGGACTCTCCTCGGGCAACCCGGCGGTCAACACCCCGCTGATCAGTCCCCGGCTCGCGCCCTACGACGTGGTGGCCGTGCAGGAGGACTTCGACTACCACGCCGCCCTCTACGCCGGGGACAACCACCCGCACCGCACCGCCACCAGCGGCGGGGCCGGGCTCGGAGACGGGCTCAACACCCTGTCCGCGTTCCCGGTGCAGGACTTCACCAGGGTCACCTGGTCCGCGTGCAACGGCACGGACTGCCTGACCCCCAAGGGTTTCACCGTCTCCCGGCTGCGGGTGGCCGAGGGCGTGCACCTGGACCACTACAACCTGCACGCCAACGCGGGCAGCACCGAGGCCGACCTGGCCGCCCGCCGGGCGAACATCACCCAGCTGACCCGGTTCATCGCCACCCACTCCGCGGGCAACGCGGTGCTGGTCACCGGCGACACCAACACCCGCTACACCCGCACCGGCGACAACATCCGCGAGCTGGTCACGGGCGCGGGCCTGACCGATCCCTGGGTCGAGCTGGTCCGTGGCGGGCAGCCCCCGGCGGCGGGCGCACCGGCGCTGGTGTGCGACCCGGCCGCGGTCACCGATGAGTGCGAGGTGGTGGACAAGATCTTCTACCGGGGCAACCGGCTGCTCCGGCTCAGCGCGCGCTCCTACCACAACGAGCACGCCAAGTTCCTGGACGCCAAGGGAAAGCCGCTCTCCGACCACTACCCGCACCTGACCAGGTTCGAGTTCACCCTGGCCGAGGGCATCCGGCTCAGCGACCACTTCGGCGGCCCGCACGGCACGCCGTTCACCGACCTGGACCGGGTCAGCGGCCCGCTGGCCGAACGCTCGGTGCTGCTGCGCGGCGCGGAACGCCTGGACGCGGTGGAGCTGACCCGCGCGGACGGCGCCACCCTGCGGCACGGCGGTTCCGGCGGCACTGCGAACACGCTGACCCTGGCTGCCGGTGAGCGCCTGATCCGGCTGACCCTGACCAAGGGCCAGCACTCCGGCCGCACCAGGATCTTCTCCGCGCAGCTGGCCACCGACCGGGGGCGGGTGGTCAGCGCGGGGCGGCCGACCGGCGACGCGGTGACGTTCACCGCGCCGCCGGGCTGGCGCATCGCCGGGTTCACCGGCCGGGCCGGTGCGGAGGTCGACCAGCTGGGCGTGATCTACCTGCCCGGCTGACCGGCGCGGGACCTCACTCCGCCTTGACCACGTGCACGTCCAAGCCTGCCTCGCGGTGCCGGGCCACCCAGTGGTCGATGGCCTGACCGCAGGCCTGGTCCAGGTGCCGCAAACCGGTGAGGTCCAGCCGCACGTGCTTGGTCAGCGGCAGGCCTTCCAGCACCGCGAGCAGCCTGGGCAACCGCAGGAAGGTCGCGTTGCCGCGCAGCACGACCACCTCGTCCTCGGAGCCCCGCGGGGTGACCGTCACCGACAGGTGCGAGACGTCCCACGCGGTCTTGAGCACCGCGGCCAGCAGCCCGGCCAGGGTGCCGGTGAGCAGGTCGGTGCTCACGATCAGCCCCGCGGTGAGCACCAGGATGGCGCCCTCGGCCCGGTCGGCGCGCAGCATCTCCGCCACCGCGCGCAGGCCCAGCAGCTTCCAGCCCGCGTGCACCAGCAGCGCGGCCAGCACCGCGGCAGGCAGGTAGGTCAGCAGGCCCGGCAGCAGTGCCGCGAACAGCAGCAGCCACACCCCGTGCAGCACCCGGCTGGCCTTGGTGCGCGCGCCCGCGTTGACGTTGGCCGCGCTGCGCACGATCACCGCGGTCATCGGCAGCGCGCCCAGCAGGCCGCACACCGTGTTGCCCACGCCCTGCGCGACCAGTTCCTGGTTGTACTGGGTGCGCGGACCGCTGTGCATGCGGTCCACCGCGGCCGCGCTGAACAGGCTCTCCGCCGAGGACACCAGCGCGAACACCAGCGCCGAGCCCAGCACCCCGGCATCCAGCAGCGAGAAGTTCGGCAGCTGGACCTGCTCGAGGAGGTTGCCCACCTGGATGCGCTGGACGTCCAGCCCGGCGAGAAGCGCGACGGCCGCCGCGACGACCACGCCGACCAGCATGCCCGGCACGACGCGCAGGCGTTGCGGCGCGCGCTGCCACAGCGTCATCACCACGACGGTGAGCACGCCTACCGCCAGCGCGCTCAGTCCGGCCGGGGTGGTCAGCGCCGACTCCACCAGCCCCGGCAGCCCGGCCGCCTTCGCCCAGGTGCTCACCGGCTGGGCGGCACCGGCTAACGGGTAGAGCTGGCCGAGGATGAGCACCAGCCCGATGCCGGCCAGCATGCCCTGCACGACGGCGGGGGAGATGGCGCGGAACCAGGTGCCGCAGCGCAGCGCGCCGAGCAGCACCTGCAACAGCCCGGCGCCGAGCACGATCAGGCCGAGCGCGCCGAGGCCGTGCTTGGCCACCGCGTCGGCCACCAGCACGGTGAGCCCGGCCGCCGGGCCGCTGACCTGCAAGCTGCTGCCCGGCAGCAGGCCGACCACGATACCGCCGACGATGCCGGTCACGATGCCCAGCTCGGCGGGCACCCCGGAGGCCACCGCCACGCCGACGCACAGCGGCAGGGCCACCAGGAACACCACCAGCGAGGCGCCGAGGTCCTGGCCGAAGGTCTGCCGCCAGCCGGGGCGGCGGGGCGGGAGAGCGTGTTGTTGGGTGGGTTCGATCGTCCTGGTCACGGCCGGCCTCACAGCGGCTGGAAGGTCGAGGCCGCGGCCGGGGTCAGCACGGCCCCGGTCTCGATGTCGTAGAACCAGCCGTGCACCCGCAGCTCACCGGCCTCGACCCGCTCGCGGACGAACGGGTAGGCCTCCAGCGTGCGCAACTGCGCGAGCAGGTGCCGCTGCCCCTCCTCGCGCAGCGCCGGATCCGCCGCGGTGGCCGCGGCGGGCAGACGGTGGTGCTTGGCGAGCCAGCCGCGCATGGTGGGCAGGTGGTCGATGGCCGCGCCGTGCAGCGCGCTGACCGCGCCGCAGTGCGAGTGCCCGCACACGATCACCTCGGGCACCCGGAGCCCGACCACGGCGAACTCGATGGTGGCCATCTCGCTGGTGGGGGCGTCTTCGCGGTATTCGGGAATGACGTTCCCCGCGGTGCGAAGTTCGAACAGGTTGCCCGCTTCGGCTCCGGTGATGGCCGAGGGGACGATGCGCGAGTCCGCGCAGGTGATGAACAAGGCGGTGGGCTGCTGACCGGCCGCGAGGCTGCGACCCGCGTTCTCCGGACGCCGGACGGGGTGTTCGCGGGCGCGTTCGATCAGGCGACGGATATCCATGGGATCCCTCACTGTGCATTGTGTGTGTTCAGCTGTTCAGCGACATCCGTGCTGATCAGTTCCGGAACACCTGTAATGCCGGAGGTGAGGTCAGTTCGCGCAGGTGCTCGGCCGGTCGCACCCGGTGTGGCGGGCGGTGCGCGTCCGGCCGGATGTCGTGCGCGGGGCGTTGTGCGGCAAGGAGTTCAGTGGCTGGGCGGGGCCGGCGGGCGACCAGGCGGGCGGGCGCCTCCCTGGCGGCCTTGCGCGGGAATTCCTCTTTCGGGCTTTCCTTCGCGGGCTTGTGGCCCTCTTTGGCCGGGTGGTGGCTTTCCTTCGACGGCTCGGGGCTGTGCGGGCCGGACAATGGCAGCACGGCGGCGTTCTCGACGAGGGGCTCGCAGGCCGGGGTGAGCACACCCAGCAGGCTCAGCACAATCGCGAGCAAGACCGCGCGCACTGTCCTCCCCTCCCGGACTCGTCCTTGATCATACTGTCCAGCGGTGATTCGGAAAAGTCGAGTTCTGCGTCGTGAATTTCCGAAGAATTTCCGCATTCTGAGACGCGCGCCGTTGCGCGCCGAATGCTTCGCCAATCATCCCAGCATACCCGGTGTACTGCCAACCCCTCTTGACGGGGATGGCCCGGGAGGGCTAGATGTTTACGTAAACATAACCTGCCGACGGGAACCCGATGACCAGACTGATCAGCATCTTCGCCGCGTCGGCAGTGGCCTTCGCCGCCGTGGTGACACCGGCTGCGGCGGCCGCGCCCTCGACCACCGTCCGGCCCGATCCGACTTACCAGCAGCAGCCGTTCCAGGGCTGGGGCACCAGCCTGATCTGGTTCGCCAACGCCACCGGGGGCTACCCGGCGGAGATCCGCGACCGGCTGGCCGAGCTGCTCTTCGGCGAGCAGGGGCTGCGGCTGAACATGGCGCGCTACAACATCGGCGGCGGCAACGCCCCCGACGTGCCGCCCTACCTCCGCCCCGGCGCGGCCGTGCCCGGCTGGTGGCGGGCGCCGGCGGGCACCACGCGCAAGGACACCGACTGGTGGCGGCCAGGCGACCCGCGCCTGTTCGACGCCTCGGCCGACCCCCGGCAGCGCTGGTGGGTGGACCGGATCAAGTCGAAGGTCACCCACTGGGAGGCGTTCAGCAACTCCCCGCCCTGGTTCCAGACGGTCAGCGGCTACGTCTCCGGCGGCTTCGACCCGAACACCGACCAGCTGCGCGCGGACCGGGTCGAGGACTTCGCCGCCTACCTGACCCAGGCGATGGTCGAGCTGGAACGCGCGCACGGCATCCGGTTCGGCACCCTGGACCCGTTCAACGAGCCCAACACCCCGTACTGGCGCACCACCCTGGGACCTGACGGCAACCCGACCGGCGGCCGCCAGGAGGGCGCGCACATGAGCCCGGCCTTGCAGGCCAAGGTCATCCCGCCGGTGGCCGCGGCGCTGCGGGCGAAGTCGTTGCGGGCGGCCGTCTCCGCGCCGGATGAGACCAACCCCGGCATCTTCGCCGAGAACTGGGCGGGCTACCCGGCCGAGGTCCGCGCCGAGGTGGGGCAGCTGAACGTGCACACCTACGGCACCGGCCGCCGCACCTCGGCACGGGACATCGCCAAGGGCGCGGACAAGCCGCTGTGGATGAGCGAGGTGGACGGCTCCTGGGGTCCGGGGCAGAGCTTCACCAGCATGGACCCCGGCCTGGGCATCGCCGAGCGGGTGATCGACGACCTGCGCGAGCTGGAGCCGCGCAGCTGGCAGCTCTGGCAGGCGATCGAGGACTACGACAACATGAAGCCCGGCGGCGAGTCCCCGGCCGGCATGAACTGGGGCGTGGTGCAGATCCCGTTCAACTGCGGGCCCAAGGACACCCTCGCCACCTGCGCGCCCAGGGTGAACACCAAGTTCCACACCCTGCGCAACTTCACCCACCACATCAGGCCCGGCGACCGGCTGGTCGCGGTGGACACCACCACCGACGTGGCCGCGGTGCGCGGACCCGGCGCGGAGCTGACCTCCGTGGTGCACCTGAACAAGACCGACCAGCCGCAGGCCGTGACCCTCGACCTGTCCCGGTTCGCCTCGGTGTCGCCATACGCCAGCGTACGGCCGGTGGTCACCGACGCCCGCGGCGCGCTGGCCGAGGGCACCGCGGTGCGCGTGCGCGCGGGCAAGGCCACGCTGACCGTGCCCGCCCGCTCGGTCACCACCTTCCAGGTGCGCGGGGTGAGCGGGGTGCGCGGTGAGGCCGCGCTGGGCGGCGACTACCGGCTGACCGGCGCGCAGAGCGGCAAGTCGCTCGCGCCCTCGGGCACGGACCTGGTGCAGCGCACCACCGACCCGGCGGCCGCGGACCAGGTGTGGCGGCTGGAGCGCAAGTCCGGCGGCTACGGCAACCGGGCCCAGTTCGCGGTGGTCAACGCCGCCACCGGGCAGCGACTGGCCGCGGCCGGGGGCGCGGTGGTGCTGCGGCCCGGCACGGCCGACGGCCCGGAGGCCCGGTGGATCCCCTCCTCCACCGGCGACGGCAGCTGGACCTTCGTCAACGCGGGCACCGGCGCGGTGCTCGACGTGACCGGCGAGTCCCAGGCCGACGGCGCGCGGATCGGCCTGTACCAGCCGACCTCCAAGGACAACCAGCGCTGGACGGCCTCCCGGCAGCTCCGATAGCGCGGCGGCGTCGAATCCATCGTCGAATTCGCCGTCGATTCGACGAAAGCGTTGCCGCACAACGGTTTTCCTGGACAACCCGGCTCGCGATCCGGCACGCTGTCCCCAGCTCCGCCGCCGAAGCGAAGGGTGGCACCACCATGCGCACCACAGCAGCCACACTGGCCCTGCTGGTCACCGCGAGCCTGGCCAGTCCAGGGCTCGGCCGGGCGGCGACCTGGGAGGACGTGGTCACGCCCAGCTCCTTCGGCGGCTACGGCGCGCTGGAGTCGGAGTGGAACTACCGCTACCCCTGGGGTTCGGACCACAACGGCTCGGCGCGGATGTACGCCAGCGCCACCGACCACAACCACGTTTCGCTCTCCGGTGGCGTGCTGACCCTGCGCGCCTCGCGGATCTCCTGGAACGAGGGCAACAGCTCCGCCTCCCCGCACCTGCCCATCCGCTACCACTCCGGCGCGATCCACGCCAAGGACCAGGTGCTGGTCACCGAGGCGTTCCCCAACTACGAGGTCAGGGGCGAGTTCCAGGCCCCGTCGACGCGCGGGACCTGGCCGGCGTTCTGGCTGACCGGCGTGCGCAGCTGGCCGCCGGAGAGCGACATCCTGGAGTTCAAGGGCGACAACCGCAACTGGTTCAACACCTTCCGCTCCGCCAGTGACGTCTCCACCACGACCGTCGGGGTGTCCGCGCCCGGCTCCTGGCACACCTACCGGGCCTGGATCACCAAGGTCAACGGCACCGACGTGGAGATCCACTACTACCTGGACGGGAAGTGGATCGCCAAGCACACCGGCCGGAACTTCGTCGGCAAGCCGCTGTGGGTGATCCTCAACCTGCAGATGGAAGGCTCCTCGGGCAGTCCGGGACCCGGCGGGGACACGGTGTACCGCGCCCGCAACGTCTACATCGGACGGACCAGGGCATGAGCGGGCGGCGGGCCGTCCTGCTGAGCCTGGCGCTGCTGGACTCCTCGGCGCTGTACTTCGTCTCCTACGACGGCGTGGTGAACAACAACTCCCTCCAGCAGGAGGCGATCCTGACCCACAAGGGGCACCAGTACGCCACCTGGTACACCGCGAGCCGCCACGCGGTGATCGGCAGGCGGCCGGTGGGCGGCAGCCGCTGGGAGACCGTGACGCTGCCGCACCGGCTCAGCGTGGACGACTCGCACAACGTCATCTCCCTCGGCATCTCGCCGCAGGACGACACCGTGCACGTCGCGCTGGACACGCACAACACCCGCCTGCACTACCTGCGGTCCACCCCCGGCCTGGCCGGGGGCGGGCAGCCCTGGCGAGCGATCGCCTTCGGTCAGGTGCGGCGCACCCTCGGCGAGGTCGAGCTGGGCGCGATGACCTACCCGCGGTTCGTGGTCACGCCCGAGGGCAGGCTCCAGTTCAGCTACCGCACCGGCGGTTCCGGCAACGGCGTCAACGAGCTGGCCGAGTACTCCGGCGGGACCTGGCGCAAGCTTGGCGCCTGGACCTCGGCGACCGGCTCCTACACCGGCCCCAACGGCGTGGTCTCCGGCACCAGGAACATGTACCTGCACGGCCTGACCTACGACCGGCGTGGGCGGCTGCACGCGGCGTTCACCTGGCGCGAGGGCAACGCCGGTGTGCTGTGCGCGCGGGGCGGGCTGACCAACCACGACACCGGCTACGTCTACAGCGACGACCGCGGCCGCGCCTTCCACCTCGTCCGCGGCGCCGACGGCGGCTGGACCAAGCGGGAAGTGCCGGTCGCCCCGAACCACACCCAGCGCAGCAAGATCGTTCTTGGCCGCCTGGAAAGCGCTTACCTCGTTCTGCCGGGCGGCTGGATCGTGGCCGCGAGCAAGGCGAGCGGGTGGACGGACTGGCGGCTGGTGTTCGACGGGGCCGGGCTGCGCGCCTTCGGCGAGGTCAGCGTGGACGCCTCCCGCCTTGGCACGCAAGGGATTCTCTCCGTGCAGTACCAGCAGACCTAGCACACCACCAAGGATGCCCATGACCAGCAGAGGCCGTCTGTTCCGATCACTCGCGCTCACCGCCAGCCTGGTGGCCGGCGCGGTCCTCCCCGCCGCCGCGGCGCCGAGTGACGCGGTCACCGTGCGCGTCGATCCCTCCTACCAGCAGCAGGAGTTCGAGGGCTGGGGCACCAGCCTGGTCTGGTTCGCCAACGCCACCGGCGGCTACCCGGAGCCGATCCGCCGCAAGCTGGTGGACCTGCTCTTCGGCGAGGACGGCCTGCGCCTGAACATCGCCCGCTACAACATCGGCGGCGGCAACGCCCCGGACGTCCGCAAGGACTACATGAAGAAGGGCGCGACCATGGAGGGCTTCTGGAAAGCTCCTCCAGGCACCACCCAGAAGGACAAGGACTGGTGGCGGCCGGACAACCCGGCGCACTGGAACCTCGACGCCGATGCCAACCAGCGCTGGTGGGTTGACCAGATCAAGCAGAAGGTCACCCACTGGGAGTCCTTCAGCAACTCCCCGCCGTGGTTCCAGACCGTCAGCGGCTACGTCTCCGGCGGCTTCAACCCGAACACCGACCAGATCCGCCCGGAGCGGGTCGATGACTTCGCCACCTACCTGGCGCGGGTGAGCACGCACCTGGAACGCGCGCACGGCATCAAGTTCGGCACCCTCGCGCCGCTCAACGAGCCGAACACCAACTACTGGGGCACCCAGCTCGGCCCGGACGGCCAGCCGACCGGCGGGCGGCAGGAGGGCGCGCACGCGGGACCCGGGCTGCAACAGCAGGTGCTGCTGGCCTCGCGGCGCGCCCTGGACCGGCTCGGCTCGCGCACCGAGGTCTCCGCGATGGACGAGACCAACCCCGGCCTCTTCGCGCGCA from Crossiella sp. CA-258035 harbors:
- a CDS encoding family 16 glycosylhydrolase, with product MRTTAATLALLVTASLASPGLGRAATWEDVVTPSSFGGYGALESEWNYRYPWGSDHNGSARMYASATDHNHVSLSGGVLTLRASRISWNEGNSSASPHLPIRYHSGAIHAKDQVLVTEAFPNYEVRGEFQAPSTRGTWPAFWLTGVRSWPPESDILEFKGDNRNWFNTFRSASDVSTTTVGVSAPGSWHTYRAWITKVNGTDVEIHYYLDGKWIAKHTGRNFVGKPLWVILNLQMEGSSGSPGPGGDTVYRARNVYIGRTRA
- a CDS encoding RICIN domain-containing protein — encoded protein: MTRLISIFAASAVAFAAVVTPAAAAAPSTTVRPDPTYQQQPFQGWGTSLIWFANATGGYPAEIRDRLAELLFGEQGLRLNMARYNIGGGNAPDVPPYLRPGAAVPGWWRAPAGTTRKDTDWWRPGDPRLFDASADPRQRWWVDRIKSKVTHWEAFSNSPPWFQTVSGYVSGGFDPNTDQLRADRVEDFAAYLTQAMVELERAHGIRFGTLDPFNEPNTPYWRTTLGPDGNPTGGRQEGAHMSPALQAKVIPPVAAALRAKSLRAAVSAPDETNPGIFAENWAGYPAEVRAEVGQLNVHTYGTGRRTSARDIAKGADKPLWMSEVDGSWGPGQSFTSMDPGLGIAERVIDDLRELEPRSWQLWQAIEDYDNMKPGGESPAGMNWGVVQIPFNCGPKDTLATCAPRVNTKFHTLRNFTHHIRPGDRLVAVDTTTDVAAVRGPGAELTSVVHLNKTDQPQAVTLDLSRFASVSPYASVRPVVTDARGALAEGTAVRVRAGKATLTVPARSVTTFQVRGVSGVRGEAALGGDYRLTGAQSGKSLAPSGTDLVQRTTDPAAADQVWRLERKSGGYGNRAQFAVVNAATGQRLAAAGGAVVLRPGTADGPEARWIPSSTGDGSWTFVNAGTGAVLDVTGESQADGARIGLYQPTSKDNQRWTASRQLR
- a CDS encoding BNR repeat-containing protein, which codes for MSGRRAVLLSLALLDSSALYFVSYDGVVNNNSLQQEAILTHKGHQYATWYTASRHAVIGRRPVGGSRWETVTLPHRLSVDDSHNVISLGISPQDDTVHVALDTHNTRLHYLRSTPGLAGGGQPWRAIAFGQVRRTLGEVELGAMTYPRFVVTPEGRLQFSYRTGGSGNGVNELAEYSGGTWRKLGAWTSATGSYTGPNGVVSGTRNMYLHGLTYDRRGRLHAAFTWREGNAGVLCARGGLTNHDTGYVYSDDRGRAFHLVRGADGGWTKREVPVAPNHTQRSKIVLGRLESAYLVLPGGWIVAASKASGWTDWRLVFDGAGLRAFGEVSVDASRLGTQGILSVQYQQT